A genomic window from Treponema maltophilum ATCC 51939 includes:
- the mutS gene encoding DNA mismatch repair protein MutS, whose amino-acid sequence MDAQNGSNITPLMAQYRKIKAQYAAEVLFFRLGDFYEMFDSDAIEVSRLLNLTLTHRGESPMCGIPYHASRVYIARLLRLGKKIAICEQIALPENGKGLAERKVIEVITPGTALEEEYLEQSTNNFLASVCFAPADSASGAQKPSRNIGAKNLSVSFAYIDISTGTFCATSWKSSDTEEELAKELGRIKPREILVSRSFSESKKTSSVFAQFSNLYVNVEDDWRFDRDSSYKQLLRQFGTVNLQSFSLTAFSPEILAAGSLLAYVLRTSAFSRSDGVLPQVANLSVYSDSQYVILDNSSRRNLEITENLHDGSVQYSLLETVQYTQTAMGSRLLRSFFAHPLRSAEAIRRRQVHIGLFVKAEQTLASVRAVLSKMSDIERLASRIALEKAHAKDLQALRTGLEQWLSIRTLCECFAPGDFSDALYVFETDSALRIIDTIRSALLGDPSTSLTEGGMIKDGWSEELDHYRALQTNFTQILDEYLDEEKRRTGIANLKIRFNRNIGYYMEVTKGKLDAVPEHFILRRALVNGDRYTSERLQELERELTGAGEKIVEIEKRLFLEIRTKLASDIRYLLSVAAETAYIDTIASFAKAAVLHNWVCPDVEEGEAFEIVGGRHPVVELHLPAGEFVPNDASFSEKNFAVVTGPNMAGKSTYLRQNALIVFLAQTGSFVPADKARIGLVDRIFCRVGASDNLARGESTFLVEMAETALILRSATVRSLVIMDEVGRGTSTEDGLSIAWAVCEYVLNVLKSRTFFATHYHELTRIQHNRLQLLCLDVQEREGQIVFTKKIRRGASENSYGLHVARLAGIPQAVIERAQVILESLQKKTPWTQTDDSRFIEPLPAAAGSAAVSRADLPADCAGGASRAVQSPGLFSDEELILDEILSAEPDNLTPLEALQLVARWKKHLSGK is encoded by the coding sequence ATGGATGCGCAAAACGGTTCGAACATAACGCCCTTGATGGCGCAGTACCGGAAGATAAAAGCACAGTATGCGGCGGAAGTGCTGTTTTTCAGGCTGGGCGATTTTTACGAAATGTTCGACAGCGATGCGATTGAAGTATCCCGCCTTTTGAATCTTACCTTAACGCATCGCGGCGAAAGCCCGATGTGCGGCATTCCCTATCATGCTTCGCGCGTATATATCGCGCGCCTTTTGCGGTTGGGTAAAAAAATCGCCATTTGCGAACAGATTGCGCTGCCTGAAAACGGCAAGGGGCTTGCCGAACGCAAAGTTATCGAAGTTATTACGCCCGGCACCGCGCTCGAAGAAGAATATTTGGAACAAAGCACGAACAACTTTTTGGCCTCGGTATGCTTTGCTCCCGCCGATTCCGCTTCCGGCGCGCAAAAACCGTCCCGAAACATCGGCGCAAAAAATCTTTCGGTTTCATTCGCGTACATCGATATTTCGACGGGAACCTTTTGCGCGACAAGCTGGAAGTCTTCCGATACCGAAGAAGAGCTCGCAAAAGAATTGGGACGTATTAAACCGCGCGAAATTTTAGTGTCGCGCTCCTTTTCCGAGTCTAAAAAAACGTCTTCCGTGTTTGCGCAGTTTTCAAATTTGTACGTCAACGTCGAAGACGATTGGCGTTTCGACCGCGACAGCTCATACAAACAGCTTTTGCGCCAGTTCGGCACGGTAAATCTTCAGTCGTTTTCGCTGACCGCCTTTTCGCCGGAAATCCTTGCCGCAGGTTCGTTGCTTGCCTACGTGCTGCGAACTTCGGCTTTTTCGCGTTCCGACGGCGTTTTGCCGCAAGTTGCGAACCTTTCCGTGTATTCCGACAGCCAGTATGTTATTTTGGACAACTCGTCGCGGCGCAATTTGGAAATCACCGAAAACCTGCACGACGGTTCCGTACAGTACAGTCTGCTTGAAACCGTGCAGTACACGCAAACGGCTATGGGCTCGCGCCTCTTGCGCAGTTTTTTTGCCCATCCGCTGCGGTCGGCCGAAGCCATACGGCGCAGGCAGGTTCACATAGGACTTTTTGTAAAGGCCGAACAAACGCTCGCCTCCGTGCGCGCCGTGCTGTCGAAGATGTCGGATATAGAGCGGCTTGCAAGCCGCATTGCGCTTGAAAAGGCCCATGCAAAAGATTTGCAGGCTTTGCGTACGGGGCTTGAACAGTGGCTTTCGATCCGTACATTGTGCGAATGTTTTGCGCCGGGCGATTTTTCGGACGCGTTGTACGTATTCGAAACCGACAGTGCTTTGCGCATTATCGATACAATCCGCTCGGCCCTGCTCGGCGATCCTTCAACATCGCTTACCGAAGGCGGTATGATTAAAGACGGCTGGTCGGAAGAATTGGATCATTACCGGGCGCTGCAAACGAATTTTACGCAAATACTCGATGAGTATCTTGACGAAGAAAAACGGCGCACCGGCATAGCGAATCTTAAAATCCGCTTTAACCGGAATATCGGCTATTACATGGAAGTAACGAAGGGCAAGCTCGACGCGGTGCCCGAGCATTTTATTTTGCGCCGCGCGCTCGTAAACGGCGACCGTTATACCTCGGAACGCTTGCAGGAATTGGAACGCGAACTGACCGGCGCGGGAGAAAAAATCGTCGAAATCGAAAAGCGCTTGTTTTTGGAAATCAGAACAAAGCTTGCTTCCGACATCCGTTATTTATTGAGCGTTGCCGCGGAAACCGCGTATATCGACACGATCGCCTCGTTTGCAAAAGCGGCCGTTTTGCACAATTGGGTGTGCCCCGACGTTGAAGAAGGCGAGGCTTTTGAGATTGTCGGCGGCAGACACCCTGTCGTCGAACTGCACTTGCCGGCGGGAGAGTTTGTACCCAACGATGCATCTTTTTCCGAAAAAAACTTTGCCGTCGTTACCGGGCCGAACATGGCCGGTAAAAGTACCTACCTTCGCCAAAACGCCCTCATTGTTTTTTTGGCGCAAACCGGTTCGTTTGTCCCCGCCGACAAAGCGCGTATCGGTTTGGTTGACCGCATTTTTTGCCGCGTCGGCGCATCGGATAACCTTGCACGCGGGGAGTCCACTTTTTTGGTCGAAATGGCCGAAACCGCCCTCATCCTGCGCTCGGCAACCGTCCGAAGCCTGGTGATTATGGACGAAGTGGGGCGGGGTACTTCCACCGAAGACGGCCTTTCCATTGCCTGGGCCGTGTGCGAATATGTGCTGAACGTGCTCAAATCGCGCACCTTTTTTGCAACCCACTACCACGAGCTTACGCGCATTCAGCATAACCGCTTGCAGCTTTTATGTCTCGATGTTCAGGAACGTGAAGGGCAAATCGTGTTTACAAAAAAAATACGACGCGGCGCAAGCGAAAACTCGTACGGCCTGCACGTCGCCCGTTTGGCCGGCATTCCGCAAGCGGTTATAGAGCGCGCTCAGGTTATTTTGGAAAGTTTACAAAAGAAAACGCCGTGGACGCAAACCGACGATTCCCGGTTTATTGAGCCCCTTCCGGCAGCAGCCGGCTCCGCTGCGGTATCGAGGGCAGACTTGCCTGCCGATTGTGCGGGCGGCGCATCCCGCGCCGTTCAAAGTCCCGGTCTTTTCAGCGACGAAGAGCTCATACTCGACGAAATCCTCTCCGCCGAGCCGGATAACCTTACCCCGCTTGAAGCCTTGCAGCTCGTCGCCCGCTGGAAAAAACACCTTTCGGGAAAATAA
- a CDS encoding OmpH family outer membrane protein → MKHTKTALFIGIFAALFGAGLAAQQITNVGVVDTGRVYTTYFRESAAVRNYDSKKAEFQAEIDRRTATLKSLQDKKLEYEKNGNSAAAVRTEAEIAKEADYLEAYTTSKNAELEKLRKNLSSSNAFYQQLYKVISRVAETGGYTIILSLQQANGILWYSPTVDITDKVIAELGNQ, encoded by the coding sequence ATGAAACATACAAAAACAGCGCTTTTTATCGGCATTTTTGCCGCTCTTTTCGGTGCAGGCCTTGCCGCCCAGCAAATTACGAACGTCGGCGTCGTCGACACCGGCCGCGTGTATACAACCTATTTTCGCGAATCGGCCGCCGTGCGTAACTATGACAGCAAAAAGGCCGAATTTCAGGCGGAAATCGACCGGCGTACCGCAACTTTAAAAAGCTTGCAGGACAAAAAGCTCGAATACGAAAAAAACGGCAATTCGGCCGCCGCCGTCCGTACCGAAGCGGAAATTGCAAAAGAAGCCGACTATTTGGAAGCGTATACGACTTCAAAAAACGCGGAATTGGAAAAACTGCGCAAAAATCTTTCTTCTTCAAATGCATTTTATCAGCAGTTGTATAAGGTTATAAGCCGCGTCGCCGAAACCGGCGGTTATACCATTATTTTGAGTTTGCAGCAGGCAAACGGCATTTTGTGGTACAGTCCGACGGTCGACATTACGGACAAAGTTATAGCGGAATTGGGCAACCAATAG
- the bamA gene encoding outer membrane protein assembly factor BamA: protein MYGKRRFLALLFLFALGASAVILSAQSDNNWYYGKEIRAVKFNGVKFVKMSDLNAVTDSFIGKSFSDELYADLLNRIYALEYFEDIEPLALPADGEKTAVILQFNVVERPVVRSLIFKGNRRLKTSELRDAATVKESDVYIASKVLLDERKLQTLYLENGYTNARVASEIKEDDGGVDVVFNIDEGRQTVIAAIRFQGNSAVSEKNLKKDMKLKEAGLFSKGAFQESSLELDKQSVLLYYQTRGYMDAAVSDVVRETSYNEEKKRDELTLTYIVKEGVQYVFNGITLQGNLIFSTEELLALVKLKKGAIFNQTRFQEGLAAIADLYYENGYTSNSFYPDIKKDGENRLISCVLYITEKSRSHIERISVAGNTKTKDYVVLREIPLESGDIFSKKKIETGLRSLYNLGFFSAIVPQIVQGSDENLIDLVINVEEQSTTSIEFGITFSGITEANSWPVSLFANWKDSNFLGTGKAIGANITGSNDEQALSFSYNDPWFLNRLLNFNTSLNFKHRAAKTLYYNYYPGGVNKTDYYMNYNELSFGADAALGKRWIWDFAAFTLTGGIKNSFKRNFYDASLYEPVDTTISDKHGKFGVENAVWIKGAFNARDTLYDPSKGWFFSQQFSWTGLLPKIESEYYLRTDTKAEKYFTLLDKPVSETWNLKFVLAGYTGFSFLVPAPGSVIGQSNLLIIDGMFNGRGWAAGGDQSSSIKGMAMWSSSLELRMPLAPGIFSLDFFADMIAVKNLPHELFTDFSANDLFFSFGPGLRFSLPQFPLRLMWAWSFKNTNGNFEWNSSTKNAGRFVLSFNLVNQ from the coding sequence ATGTACGGCAAGCGGCGTTTTTTAGCATTGCTTTTTCTCTTTGCGCTCGGCGCATCGGCTGTGATTTTGTCGGCGCAAAGCGACAATAACTGGTATTACGGAAAAGAAATCCGTGCCGTCAAATTCAACGGTGTGAAATTCGTCAAAATGTCCGACTTGAACGCCGTTACCGATTCCTTTATCGGAAAGTCTTTTTCCGACGAACTGTACGCCGACCTGCTCAACAGAATCTACGCGCTTGAATATTTTGAAGATATCGAACCGCTCGCGCTTCCCGCCGACGGTGAAAAAACCGCGGTTATTTTGCAGTTTAACGTGGTCGAGCGGCCGGTTGTGCGCTCTTTGATTTTTAAAGGCAATAGGCGGCTTAAAACGTCGGAACTGCGCGATGCGGCAACCGTTAAAGAAAGCGACGTGTACATCGCCTCAAAGGTGCTGCTCGACGAGCGAAAACTGCAAACCCTGTATCTTGAAAACGGATATACGAATGCGCGCGTCGCTTCCGAAATTAAAGAAGATGACGGCGGCGTGGACGTTGTCTTTAATATAGACGAAGGCCGGCAGACGGTCATCGCGGCTATCCGCTTTCAGGGCAATTCGGCCGTCAGCGAAAAAAACTTAAAAAAAGATATGAAGCTCAAAGAAGCCGGCTTATTCAGCAAGGGCGCTTTTCAGGAAAGCTCCCTCGAACTCGATAAGCAAAGCGTTTTGCTTTACTATCAAACGCGCGGCTACATGGATGCCGCCGTTTCGGACGTCGTGCGCGAAACTTCCTATAACGAAGAAAAAAAGCGTGACGAGCTTACGCTGACTTATATCGTAAAAGAAGGCGTTCAATACGTTTTTAACGGTATTACGCTGCAAGGCAACCTTATCTTTTCGACCGAAGAACTGCTCGCTCTGGTTAAGCTTAAAAAAGGCGCGATTTTCAATCAAACGCGCTTTCAGGAAGGATTGGCGGCAATCGCCGATTTATACTACGAAAACGGCTATACGTCGAACAGTTTTTATCCGGATATAAAAAAAGACGGCGAAAACCGGCTTATTTCGTGCGTTCTGTATATAACCGAAAAAAGCAGAAGCCACATCGAGCGCATCAGCGTTGCGGGAAACACGAAAACGAAGGACTATGTCGTTTTGCGCGAAATTCCGCTGGAAAGCGGCGACATCTTTTCAAAGAAAAAAATAGAAACGGGTTTGCGCAGCTTGTACAATCTCGGCTTTTTTTCGGCGATAGTGCCGCAGATAGTGCAGGGTTCCGACGAAAATCTTATCGATTTGGTTATAAATGTCGAAGAACAGTCAACCACGTCGATAGAATTCGGCATTACCTTTTCGGGCATAACCGAAGCGAATTCGTGGCCGGTTTCTCTTTTTGCAAACTGGAAAGATTCGAACTTTTTAGGTACCGGAAAGGCTATCGGCGCCAACATAACCGGCTCGAACGACGAGCAGGCTTTGTCGTTTTCGTACAACGATCCGTGGTTTTTAAACCGCCTGCTCAACTTCAATACAAGCCTCAACTTTAAGCACCGCGCGGCGAAAACCCTGTATTACAATTATTATCCGGGCGGAGTGAATAAAACCGATTATTATATGAATTACAATGAACTGTCGTTCGGAGCCGACGCGGCGCTGGGTAAGCGTTGGATATGGGATTTTGCCGCGTTTACGCTTACCGGCGGCATAAAAAACAGCTTTAAACGGAATTTTTACGATGCGTCTTTGTATGAGCCGGTCGATACGACGATCAGCGACAAACACGGTAAATTCGGCGTGGAAAATGCGGTGTGGATAAAGGGCGCTTTTAACGCGCGCGATACGCTCTATGATCCTTCGAAGGGTTGGTTTTTCAGTCAACAGTTTTCGTGGACGGGGCTTTTACCCAAGATCGAATCGGAATATTATCTGCGGACCGACACAAAGGCGGAAAAATACTTTACCCTTTTGGATAAGCCGGTTTCCGAAACGTGGAATTTAAAGTTTGTTCTTGCAGGATACACGGGCTTTTCCTTTTTGGTGCCGGCGCCCGGTTCCGTTATCGGTCAGTCGAATCTGTTGATTATTGACGGCATGTTTAACGGCCGCGGCTGGGCTGCAGGCGGAGACCAATCTTCGTCGATTAAAGGGATGGCAATGTGGTCTTCTTCGCTCGAACTGCGTATGCCGCTTGCGCCGGGAATCTTTTCTCTCGACTTTTTTGCCGACATGATTGCGGTAAAGAATTTGCCCCACGAGCTGTTTACGGACTTTTCGGCAAACGATTTGTTTTTCAGTTTCGGCCCCGGATTGCGTTTTTCGCTTCCGCAATTTCCTTTGCGCTTAATGTGGGCGTGGTCGTTTAAAAATACAAACGGTAATTTTGAATGGAATTCGTCGACCAAAAATGCCGGAAGATTCGTTCTTTCGTTCAATTTGGTCAATCAATAA
- a CDS encoding translocation/assembly module TamB domain-containing protein: MKKKTLSRTLSIIILLGITFAAAAAVVPSLSASSAAFKRIRSDFLTFVRDKTGLTLSYKALSPSVLSGIRMSDITVSDIETDAPVLQIRSIKLRWNILKVLTGRMSDAFGELIISGVQADYDDLTQYSVRDRLFALLQASGAGKEQGGSGKGRYSGGETGQGGGKNQTDEGAFEDVLFSLPLRIRVKNASFVYADASIENELKISNLKINRPAKNDAIQLQLSGKNSLRATTKNPVQFGKLALDFSVQAKITADTENSFAQLRFSSLRESDYLVPALNLYASYADRTFRASVMQNVLPFVLTLNADTASEHARLALQAQHVNLFDLCKPKKSSGFLDTVSRLFVSGEYEALWNWKTNELSYKADGSLALERSAKRDAANISFRFSGSEENADIDFVKVSAPFLSADYTGSLDIRNLRPQGTARIHSAVLPNGNAVSADVYMESFGNESLFFVPQLYFGENSLTALQLRLIGSGLSRDFTFEAFDYSKADTAGAGALRVNGSFSLAEQKELQMQLSTENLFLDSIGIAALWCAPKKSSAGLSAVLPFLSPYICSADLFFSTDFKTFTYNSPYVVVANTQKDDQVLLLSVDGTESAFQISRFDMTGSGQSVRLQANADLSSASDEVLFSASLFINSLPYTFSGAFVPSRFLNISGDYNFSASAYADKDGSLSGSLSFTSLPLELRDVLFSSSFSVQFDVRTASDWNVRIEQIEIAEVSKRSRISPRISLSGSADPSGLYLNRAVYADELSTLNGNLNALWNFSDGIFDSLTLNAAFADSFSDEKYSAVLQLHNPERIPNGQIDFFEHIYFSLEAEIRSLPAGRFIALQNEGNTVSGSLSALGTISNPSLRLSLERASFSAGTTGVLVRGNASLEDKNLIFSDCDLRYGTLNARSFSGNFSLKNFSGKAEGRLEGRVGSDQFFRTKTFASPFTFVFIPSPNEEKVPLKEKSFRAELMLAKLEGSFFEPRRNYTIALERTSGRFDFTAGSSEGLTAVLFDDGEISVNAGRDFPVRFSAAGTVQKGELFLAVDTIAADAKTFSRLVDLPAFSLYSGSAEGSGTITGTLADPVINAEFIGKDMTIGVPDYIGEKMTCSDFRVKTTDSVFSAADSLFIGEKSGARLNLSVDLALKKLLIDNLSLKVHTLDDTRAEVRYAMPNGVFTGKGKADIAVQLDKDLVDVSGSVEVADLEAVIILAAERARAQSESETDVALDLTITTDTKARLFIPSKVNPLLRGLVTQTSPLRLQMDTRYGTSSFTGAFSMKGGEILYLNRTFYIREASAVLNESTESFDPRLSAKAEIRERDKDGNPVRIMLTVADQPLSRLNPSFSSVPVKTQQEIMTLLGQIFLGDVTDTNPLALIGGLADYGAQIAVFSTIENRLRDLLKFDIFSIRTMFLQNAFASALNLNTGNQMSAGNFLDNTTVYIGKYFGDTLYADAMMHLSYDDNLKKRNGSTGGLVFQPEIGFELPTPFAAIRWSIAPELNSDWKLLVPHTSISFSWKFNF, translated from the coding sequence ATGAAAAAAAAGACCTTGTCGCGCACACTCAGTATAATTATTCTCTTGGGCATAACCTTTGCCGCGGCAGCCGCGGTGGTTCCCTCACTTTCCGCTTCGTCGGCGGCATTTAAGCGGATCCGAAGCGACTTTCTTACCTTCGTGCGCGACAAAACCGGCTTGACCCTTTCGTATAAGGCGCTTTCTCCTTCGGTTTTATCGGGCATCCGCATGTCCGACATTACCGTCAGCGATATCGAAACGGACGCGCCGGTGCTGCAAATACGCTCGATAAAACTGCGCTGGAACATTTTGAAGGTATTGACCGGCCGTATGTCCGATGCGTTCGGCGAACTGATTATTTCGGGCGTACAGGCGGATTACGACGATTTGACGCAGTATTCCGTCCGCGATCGCCTTTTCGCGTTGCTGCAAGCATCCGGTGCCGGCAAAGAGCAGGGCGGCAGCGGAAAGGGGCGGTATAGCGGAGGGGAAACCGGACAAGGCGGCGGGAAAAACCAAACTGACGAGGGGGCTTTTGAAGACGTTTTGTTTTCACTTCCTTTGCGGATCCGCGTAAAAAATGCGTCGTTTGTATATGCCGACGCTTCGATCGAAAACGAACTGAAAATTTCAAATCTTAAAATAAACCGTCCGGCGAAAAACGACGCGATTCAATTGCAGCTCTCGGGAAAAAACAGCCTCCGCGCGACCACCAAAAATCCCGTTCAATTCGGTAAGCTCGCGTTGGATTTTTCCGTTCAGGCAAAAATCACCGCCGATACGGAAAACAGTTTTGCCCAGCTGCGCTTTTCGTCGCTCAGAGAATCGGATTACCTTGTGCCCGCGCTGAACCTGTACGCTTCTTATGCGGATCGCACATTCCGCGCATCGGTTATGCAAAACGTTTTGCCCTTTGTGCTGACTTTAAACGCCGATACCGCTTCCGAACATGCGCGCCTTGCGCTCCAAGCACAGCACGTAAACCTTTTCGATTTATGCAAGCCGAAAAAATCGAGCGGTTTTTTGGATACGGTTTCGCGCCTTTTTGTTTCCGGCGAATACGAAGCTTTGTGGAATTGGAAAACGAACGAACTGAGCTATAAGGCCGACGGTTCGCTTGCACTTGAGCGGAGCGCAAAACGGGATGCGGCCAATATATCGTTCCGCTTTTCCGGCAGCGAAGAAAATGCGGATATCGACTTTGTGAAAGTGTCGGCGCCGTTTTTGTCGGCCGATTATACGGGCAGCTTGGACATACGCAACCTTCGTCCTCAGGGAACGGCGCGCATTCATTCGGCCGTGCTGCCGAACGGAAACGCCGTATCGGCGGACGTATATATGGAATCGTTCGGGAATGAAAGTTTGTTTTTCGTACCTCAGCTGTATTTCGGCGAAAACAGCTTAACCGCCTTACAGCTGCGTTTGATCGGTTCCGGCCTTTCGCGCGATTTTACCTTTGAAGCTTTCGATTATTCCAAAGCCGATACGGCAGGAGCCGGCGCTTTACGCGTAAACGGCAGCTTTTCGCTTGCCGAACAAAAAGAACTGCAAATGCAGCTTTCGACGGAAAATCTGTTTTTGGATTCGATCGGCATCGCCGCGCTGTGGTGCGCTCCGAAAAAAAGCTCCGCGGGACTTTCGGCCGTGCTGCCGTTTTTAAGTCCGTACATATGTTCGGCCGATTTGTTTTTTTCGACGGATTTTAAAACCTTCACCTACAACAGCCCGTATGTCGTCGTCGCCAATACGCAAAAGGACGACCAAGTGCTTTTACTGTCGGTCGACGGTACCGAATCGGCTTTTCAGATTTCGCGCTTCGATATGACCGGTTCGGGGCAGTCGGTACGGCTTCAGGCAAACGCCGATCTTTCGTCCGCAAGCGACGAAGTGCTTTTTTCGGCATCGCTTTTTATAAATTCGCTGCCCTATACTTTTTCCGGCGCTTTCGTTCCCTCGCGCTTTTTAAACATCAGCGGCGATTATAATTTCAGCGCGTCGGCTTATGCCGACAAAGACGGCTCTTTAAGCGGCTCGCTGTCGTTCACCTCTCTTCCGCTTGAACTGCGTGATGTGCTGTTTTCGTCATCTTTTTCCGTACAATTCGATGTTCGAACCGCAAGCGATTGGAACGTGCGCATAGAACAGATTGAAATTGCCGAAGTGTCCAAGCGCTCGCGTATATCGCCGCGCATCAGTCTTTCGGGGTCGGCCGACCCTTCGGGACTGTATTTGAACAGAGCCGTGTACGCCGACGAGTTATCGACGCTCAACGGAAACCTCAATGCTTTGTGGAATTTTTCTGACGGCATTTTCGATTCGCTTACGCTGAACGCGGCATTTGCGGATTCATTTTCCGACGAAAAATATTCGGCGGTTTTGCAGCTGCACAATCCGGAACGCATACCGAACGGGCAAATCGATTTTTTTGAGCACATTTATTTTTCGCTTGAAGCCGAAATCCGCTCGCTGCCTGCGGGGCGCTTTATCGCTTTGCAAAACGAAGGTAATACGGTAAGCGGAAGCTTAAGCGCTTTGGGCACGATTTCAAATCCGTCGCTCAGACTGAGTTTGGAGCGGGCGTCTTTTTCCGCGGGGACGACGGGCGTGCTCGTGCGGGGAAATGCGAGCCTCGAAGATAAAAACCTTATTTTTTCCGATTGCGACCTCCGGTACGGAACGCTCAATGCCCGGTCTTTTTCGGGAAATTTTTCGCTTAAAAATTTTTCCGGTAAAGCCGAAGGCCGTCTTGAAGGAAGAGTCGGCAGCGATCAATTTTTCCGCACCAAAACCTTTGCGAGTCCTTTTACCTTTGTTTTTATTCCTTCGCCAAACGAAGAGAAGGTGCCACTGAAGGAAAAATCGTTCCGTGCGGAATTGATGCTCGCAAAACTTGAAGGTTCGTTTTTTGAGCCGCGCAGAAATTATACAATCGCCCTTGAGCGCACTTCCGGCCGCTTCGATTTTACGGCGGGCTCTTCCGAAGGTCTAACGGCCGTGCTGTTCGACGACGGAGAAATATCGGTAAACGCCGGCCGCGATTTTCCCGTGCGTTTTTCCGCTGCGGGCACGGTACAAAAAGGCGAACTCTTTTTAGCGGTCGACACGATAGCGGCCGATGCAAAAACTTTTTCGCGCCTTGTGGATCTACCCGCCTTTTCGCTTTATTCGGGAAGCGCCGAAGGAAGCGGAACGATAACCGGTACTCTCGCGGATCCCGTTATCAATGCCGAGTTTATCGGAAAAGACATGACGATCGGCGTTCCCGATTATATCGGCGAAAAAATGACTTGCAGCGATTTTCGCGTAAAAACGACCGACAGCGTTTTTTCCGCCGCCGACAGCCTCTTTATCGGCGAAAAAAGCGGCGCGCGCCTTAATTTAAGCGTAGACTTGGCCTTAAAAAAACTGCTTATAGACAACCTTTCATTAAAAGTACATACGCTCGACGATACGCGCGCCGAAGTACGGTATGCGATGCCCAACGGCGTGTTTACGGGCAAGGGCAAGGCCGACATCGCCGTTCAGCTCGATAAAGATCTTGTCGATGTGAGCGGTTCGGTTGAAGTTGCCGATCTTGAAGCGGTTATTATACTGGCTGCCGAGCGCGCCCGGGCGCAAAGCGAAAGCGAAACCGATGTAGCCCTCGATTTAACGATAACAACCGATACGAAGGCCCGTCTTTTTATTCCGTCAAAAGTCAATCCGCTTTTGCGCGGGCTGGTAACGCAAACAAGCCCGCTTCGTTTACAAATGGATACGCGCTACGGAACATCTTCTTTTACGGGAGCCTTTTCGATGAAGGGCGGCGAAATTCTGTATTTGAACCGAACCTTTTATATCCGCGAAGCGTCGGCGGTTTTAAACGAAAGCACCGAATCGTTCGACCCGCGCCTGAGCGCCAAAGCCGAAATCCGCGAGCGCGACAAAGACGGGAACCCGGTGCGCATTATGCTTACCGTTGCCGACCAGCCGCTCAGCCGATTAAATCCCTCATTTTCGTCGGTGCCGGTAAAAACGCAGCAGGAAATAATGACCCTTTTGGGACAAATCTTTTTGGGCGACGTAACCGACACGAACCCGCTCGCCCTGATCGGCGGTTTGGCCGACTACGGCGCGCAGATAGCCGTTTTCAGCACCATCGAAAACCGATTGCGCGATTTGCTCAAATTTGATATATTTTCCATACGGACTATGTTTTTGCAGAATGCCTTTGCAAGCGCTTTGAATCTGAATACCGGCAATCAGATGTCGGCCGGTAACTTTTTGGATAACACGACTGTTTATATAGGTAAGTATTTCGGGGATACGCTGTATGCCGATGCCATGATGCATTTGTCCTACGACGATAACCTTAAAAAACGAAACGGAAGCACGGGCGGCTTGGTTTTTCAGCCGGAAATCGGTTTTGAATTGCCGACTCCCTTTGCCGCCATACGTTGGAGTATTGCTCCGGAACTGAATTCGGATTGGAAACTGCTTGTGCCGCATACTTCAATCAGTTTTTCGTGGAAATTTAATTTTTAA
- the tmk gene encoding dTMP kinase: MTVSEFVVFEGIDGSGTSTQIAALKKRLEGKKVFFTCEPTDRETGKFLRKVLKGEIAVAAQTAAYLFAADRCEHVYGKGGIAERCGKKEACICDRYLFSSLAYQSIECGEKLPAKLNEDFPLPQTVFYFRIDPEIALKRIQNRSVVEIYEKLDFLQKTAAAYDKIFAAFDKKNTGMNIIRIDASLDAAEIEKIIWSALQKLPIFES, from the coding sequence ATGACGGTATCGGAGTTTGTTGTTTTTGAAGGGATCGACGGTTCGGGAACTTCCACGCAGATTGCGGCGCTCAAAAAGCGCTTGGAAGGGAAAAAAGTTTTTTTTACGTGCGAACCGACCGATCGTGAAACGGGTAAATTTTTGCGCAAGGTTTTAAAAGGAGAGATTGCCGTAGCGGCGCAAACGGCGGCCTATCTTTTTGCGGCGGACAGATGCGAGCACGTATACGGAAAAGGCGGCATAGCCGAACGCTGCGGTAAAAAAGAAGCGTGTATTTGCGACCGCTATCTTTTTTCGAGCCTTGCCTACCAAAGTATAGAATGCGGCGAAAAACTGCCGGCAAAGCTCAACGAAGATTTTCCGCTGCCGCAAACGGTTTTTTATTTCCGCATAGATCCTGAAATAGCACTCAAACGGATTCAAAACCGAAGCGTCGTCGAGATTTACGAAAAGCTTGATTTTTTACAAAAAACGGCTGCCGCCTACGACAAAATATTCGCCGCCTTTGATAAAAAAAATACGGGCATGAACATCATCCGCATAGACGCTTCGCTGGATGCGGCCGAAATCGAAAAAATCATATGGAGCGCTTTGCAAAAACTTCCGATATTTGAATCGTGA